The Fusarium poae strain DAOMC 252244 chromosome Unknown contig_8, whole genome shotgun sequence genomic sequence GTTACCTCcgatgctcagtttcaggcgtagccagcggccagccatccacagaacccaactgctagcaacgaggccgaagccaagctgctgtaacgcaggcatccccagtacgcggtcagtgaagccgtttcgtgggggtcgacgaaccactatgctgagacgctgcgggaccatgggtcgccaaaccagtgaatcagcacgcagtggaagtctgcaagatcagGTACTGGAGGGTTGCGCCGCAGCTGTGTCCGACCCTTTCAGGCCGGGCTGCTTTGCTCCCCTCTCATATACCCTCCGAGGGTGTTTTTGTGGGTCgcacgccagaccgggctcgagggccactttttattttccgcaaaattcatttgtatgggaaatttaaaaaatcgactcacggccaccaaaccacaaaaccatttcgcacgcatttttttcaaagtttgcatgcagatagatcttgcctttctgatcacaatgatggtcttcacactttctagcgacgcctggggaggctgcaggtgcgttcaaagttcagctatagggtagccaggattcggcctaccctatacctaccctatacccgcaacctcaaaacccccctccctcgacgacgggagcacctacgagcaagcggactgaagcattcgagtccctgcattctgctgtataccatagagttttcaaaggtcgaaaaagaggctcccctccttcacttttccattttccatcacttttctcacacactcactcaacttcacatcgaactcatccgaattctttcaaaaaagttaccaactaggtaacttttattttttcattttcttttcacttaccctattcctctgctgactaatctagctaatatagcctaccctagagtacctcccagcgtcccattccagcccacgcctatccaggctcctattttcaccaagttaaacctgcctaccctgtatcccccccaagcccagagcccgagccagactggcagattccaatccagctcagcttctcggggaaactctcgaggcaactcttcagaaacttctacagaaagaacaaccacgcctttcccacgcctcttatctagaagcctaccctgcggcgcgccttggaccctggccgggccaaggttgtctctcatgtacccgccgaggctgttttggacggctcctcgccagaccgggctcgtgggccacttttgattttccgcaaaattcatttgtatgggaaatttaaaaaatcgactcacgagtgaatatctcctgaaccgtctcccagacagcctctgcgactggccagatgaactcgccggacgctgggcaccccgtggcggctcgagctgccgtcccagctggctcgtagccctcgaaacgaccgggccaaacctgcctaccctgtagccgccctgaacgctggcagctctcaaaacgaccaagtctaagctgcctaccctgtaccctccaacatagcattctggtcgaaggagactttcaaatcgaccaagtcaaactggcctaccctgtagcgcccaacttgagcccattccacgctcgacagacctgcctcgactgactggaagctgcctaccctgcagcgcaccctcagagcacctcgaatcgagctggccaactcagctcaacccgtctcgattctaccaagtccaacctgcctac encodes the following:
- a CDS encoding uncharacterized protein (TransMembrane:1 (n2-10c15/16o76-94i)), yielding MVLWFGGLALEPGLACDPQKHPRRVYERGAKQPGLKGLPLRADSLVWRPMVPQRLSIVVRRPPRNGFTDRVLGMPALQQLGFGLVASSWVLWMAGRWLRLKLSIGGNHSLRTPKW